One window of Candidatus Mycobacterium wuenschmannii genomic DNA carries:
- a CDS encoding carbohydrate kinase family protein gives MTIAVTGSIATDNLMRFPGKFSEHLLAEHLEKVSLSFLVDDLVIHRGGVAGNIAFAIGVLGGDVALVGAAGDDFVGDYGKWLQSHGVNTDHVLISKSAHTARFVCTTDEDMAQIASFYPGAMSEASNIKLADLVSSLGKPDLVIIGANDPAAMVVHTDECRSLGLPFAADPSQQLPRLSGEEIDKLVDGAEYLFTNDYEWELLQSKTGWTEADVAKKVGLRVTTLGAKGVDIVDKDGGTLHVDVIPDANPVDPTGGGDVFRAGFLTGRSAGLSLERSAQLGSLVAVLVLESTGTQEWKWDAAAAKTRLAKAYGDDAANEISAILK, from the coding sequence GTGACGATCGCGGTAACCGGTTCTATTGCCACTGACAATTTGATGCGGTTCCCGGGCAAGTTCTCCGAACACCTGCTGGCCGAACACCTGGAGAAGGTGTCGCTGAGCTTCCTGGTCGACGACCTGGTGATCCACCGGGGAGGCGTCGCCGGAAACATCGCCTTCGCGATCGGCGTGCTGGGCGGCGACGTGGCCCTGGTCGGCGCCGCCGGCGACGATTTCGTCGGCGACTACGGCAAGTGGCTGCAGTCGCACGGTGTGAACACCGACCACGTGCTGATCTCGAAATCCGCTCACACCGCGCGATTCGTCTGCACCACCGACGAGGACATGGCGCAGATCGCCTCGTTCTACCCGGGCGCGATGTCCGAAGCCAGCAACATCAAACTCGCCGACCTGGTGTCGTCGCTCGGCAAGCCGGACCTGGTGATCATCGGCGCCAACGACCCGGCCGCGATGGTCGTGCACACCGACGAATGCCGCTCGCTCGGCCTGCCGTTCGCCGCCGACCCGTCGCAGCAGCTGCCGCGGCTGTCCGGCGAGGAGATCGACAAGCTCGTCGACGGAGCCGAGTACCTGTTCACCAATGACTACGAATGGGAACTGCTGCAGTCCAAGACCGGCTGGACCGAGGCCGACGTGGCCAAGAAGGTCGGCCTGCGGGTGACCACGCTGGGCGCCAAGGGCGTCGACATCGTCGACAAGGATGGCGGCACGCTGCACGTCGACGTCATCCCCGACGCCAACCCGGTCGACCCGACCGGCGGCGGCGACGTGTTCCGCGCCGGCTTCCTGACGGGTCGCAGCGCGGGCCTGAGCCTGGAGCGCTCTGCGCAGCTGGGTTCGTTGGTTGCCGTGCTGGTGCTCGAGTCGACCGGCACCCAGGAGTGGAAGTGGGACGCGGCGGCCGCCAAGACCCGGCTGGCCAAGGCCTACGGCGACGACGCCGCGAACGAGATCTCGGCCATCCTGAAGTAG
- a CDS encoding HesB/IscA family protein: protein MTVQDESTATTHGVILTDAAATKAKSLLDQEGRDDLSLRIAVQPGGCAGLRYNLFFDDRALDGDLTADFGGVTLTVDRMSAPYVQGASIDFVDTIEKQGFTIDNPNATGSCACGDSFN, encoded by the coding sequence ATGACTGTTCAGGACGAGTCAACCGCCACCACCCATGGTGTGATCCTGACCGACGCCGCCGCCACCAAGGCCAAGTCACTGCTGGACCAGGAAGGGCGCGACGACCTGTCGCTGCGGATCGCGGTCCAGCCCGGGGGATGCGCCGGCCTGCGCTACAACTTGTTCTTCGACGACCGGGCGCTCGATGGCGACCTCACCGCCGATTTCGGCGGCGTGACGCTGACCGTCGACCGGATGAGCGCGCCGTACGTCCAGGGCGCCTCGATCGACTTCGTCGACACCATCGAGAAGCAGGGCTTCACGATCGACAACCCGAACGCCACCGGCTCGTGCGCCTGCGGCGACTCGTTCAACTGA
- the asnB gene encoding asparagine synthase (glutamine-hydrolyzing): MCGLLAFVAAPAGAEPGTDAHAAAEAIAQAAHLMRHRGPDEPGTWHDPAGTVVFGFNRLSIIDIAHSHQPLRWGPPDSPDRYELVFNGEIYNYLELRAELAEQHGAVFATDGDGEAVVAAYHYWGADALPRLRGMFAFALWDTATGELFCARDPFGIKPLFVATGTGGTAVASEKKCLLDLADLVGFDTSIDERAVQHYTVLQYVPEPETLHRGVRRLESGCYARIRPGQAPVTTRYFAPRFASVPFTKGSEQARYDEITAVLEDSVAKHMRADVTVGAFLSGGIDSTAIAALAIRHNPRLITFTTGFEREGFSEVDVAVASAEAIGARHIAKVVSPDEFVGALPEIVWYLDEPVADPALVPLFFVAREARKHVKVVLSGEGADELFGGYTIYREPLSLKPFDYLPRPLRRSMGRVSKPLPEGMRGKSLLHRGSLTLEERYYGNARSFSDAQLRDVLAGFRPEWTHTDITASVYADSADWDPVARMQHIDLFTWLRGDILVKADKMTMANSLELRVPFLDPEVFAVASRLPVDAKITRTTTKYALRRALEPIVPPHVLNRPKLGFPVPIRHWLRAGPLLEWAHETVDASGTDHLIDRAAVLRMLDEHRTGTTDHSRRLWTVLIFMLWHAIFVEHRVVPQISEPVYPVEL, encoded by the coding sequence ATGTGTGGACTGCTGGCCTTTGTGGCTGCCCCGGCCGGCGCCGAGCCCGGCACCGACGCGCACGCCGCGGCCGAGGCCATCGCGCAGGCAGCGCACCTGATGCGGCACCGCGGACCGGACGAGCCGGGCACCTGGCACGACCCCGCCGGAACCGTCGTATTCGGCTTCAACCGCCTGTCGATCATCGACATCGCGCACTCGCATCAGCCGCTGCGCTGGGGCCCACCGGACAGCCCCGACCGCTACGAGTTGGTGTTCAACGGCGAGATCTACAACTACCTGGAATTGCGCGCCGAACTCGCCGAGCAGCACGGGGCCGTGTTCGCCACCGACGGCGACGGCGAAGCCGTCGTCGCGGCCTACCACTACTGGGGCGCCGACGCCCTGCCGCGACTGCGGGGCATGTTCGCCTTCGCGCTGTGGGACACCGCCACCGGCGAATTATTCTGTGCGCGCGACCCTTTCGGCATCAAGCCGCTGTTCGTGGCGACCGGCACTGGCGGCACCGCGGTGGCCAGCGAGAAGAAATGCCTGCTGGACCTGGCCGACCTGGTGGGCTTCGACACCAGCATCGATGAGCGCGCCGTCCAGCACTACACGGTGCTGCAATACGTGCCCGAACCCGAGACGCTGCATCGGGGCGTGCGCCGCTTGGAATCGGGCTGCTACGCCCGGATCCGACCCGGCCAGGCGCCGGTGACCACCCGTTACTTCGCCCCGCGATTCGCCTCGGTGCCCTTCACCAAGGGGTCCGAGCAGGCCCGATACGACGAGATCACCGCGGTTCTGGAGGACTCGGTCGCCAAGCACATGCGGGCGGACGTCACCGTCGGCGCGTTCCTGTCCGGAGGCATCGACTCCACGGCGATCGCGGCGCTGGCGATCCGGCACAACCCGCGCCTGATCACCTTCACCACCGGCTTCGAGCGCGAGGGTTTTTCCGAGGTCGACGTCGCGGTGGCGTCGGCCGAGGCGATCGGCGCCCGGCACATCGCCAAGGTGGTCTCCCCCGACGAGTTCGTCGGGGCGCTGCCCGAAATCGTCTGGTATCTCGACGAACCGGTGGCCGACCCGGCGCTGGTTCCGTTGTTCTTCGTGGCCCGAGAAGCGCGCAAGCACGTCAAGGTGGTGCTGTCCGGCGAAGGCGCCGACGAGTTGTTCGGCGGGTACACGATCTACCGGGAACCGTTGTCGCTCAAGCCTTTCGACTATCTTCCCCGCCCGCTCCGGCGGTCGATGGGCAGGGTGTCCAAGCCGCTGCCGGAGGGCATGCGCGGCAAGAGCCTGCTGCACCGCGGATCGCTGACGCTCGAGGAGCGCTATTACGGCAACGCCCGCAGCTTCTCCGATGCGCAACTGCGCGACGTGCTGGCCGGTTTTCGGCCGGAGTGGACGCACACCGACATCACGGCATCGGTGTACGCCGATTCGGCCGACTGGGACCCGGTCGCGCGGATGCAGCACATCGACCTGTTCACTTGGCTGCGCGGCGACATCCTGGTCAAGGCCGACAAGATGACCATGGCCAACTCGCTGGAACTGCGGGTGCCGTTCCTGGATCCCGAGGTGTTCGCCGTCGCGTCCCGGCTGCCGGTGGACGCCAAGATCACTCGCACCACCACGAAGTACGCGCTGCGCCGGGCGTTGGAGCCGATCGTCCCGCCGCATGTGCTGAACCGCCCGAAACTCGGCTTCCCGGTGCCGATCCGGCACTGGCTGCGGGCCGGCCCGCTACTGGAGTGGGCGCACGAGACCGTCGACGCGTCGGGCACCGACCATCTGATCGACCGCGCGGCCGTGCTCCGGATGCTCGATGAACACCGCACTGGCACAACCGATCACAGCCGTCGACTGTGGACCGTGCTGATCTTCATGCTGTGGCACGCGATCTTCGTCGAGCACCGGGTGGTGCCGCAGATCAGCGAGCCGGTGTACCCCGTCGAGCTGTAG
- a CDS encoding DUF2561 family protein: MVDRYTQAWGGRGKVDAVTSDRILVGGCAAVWLALVGMSVAALVALMDLGRGFHAAKGNPHTSSVLYAIIVISALVILAAIPMLLRARRISREAPVARPASRTVSARSIRSGPMAGVNHGATERLTTQRPALADAELDRFWLRGTASLMAAMGGALLAVATATYAMAIGHDAFSWTGYAIAGVVTLAMPLVPWRQVRHLRDLLG; encoded by the coding sequence ATGGTCGACCGGTATACGCAAGCTTGGGGCGGCCGGGGCAAGGTCGACGCCGTCACCTCCGACCGCATCCTGGTCGGCGGCTGCGCGGCCGTCTGGCTGGCACTGGTGGGGATGAGCGTCGCGGCGTTGGTCGCGCTCATGGACCTGGGTCGCGGCTTTCACGCCGCCAAGGGCAACCCGCACACCTCGTCGGTGCTCTACGCGATCATCGTAATCTCCGCGCTGGTCATCCTGGCCGCGATCCCGATGCTGTTGCGGGCGCGCCGGATCAGCCGGGAGGCACCCGTCGCCCGGCCGGCCAGCCGCACGGTGAGCGCCCGTTCGATCCGGTCCGGACCGATGGCCGGGGTGAACCACGGCGCCACCGAGCGCCTCACCACCCAGCGGCCGGCGCTGGCGGATGCCGAGCTGGACCGGTTCTGGTTGCGTGGCACGGCCTCGCTGATGGCCGCCATGGGTGGGGCTCTGCTTGCGGTCGCGACGGCGACGTACGCGATGGCGATCGGCCACGACGCGTTCTCATGGACCGGCTACGCGATCGCTGGTGTCGTCACGCTGGCGATGCCGCTGGTGCCCTGGCGGCAGGTGCGTCACCTGCGCGATCTGCTCGGCTGA
- the ctaC gene encoding aa3-type cytochrome oxidase subunit II, producing the protein MGLLGLLAVSLSGCSWSHALALGWPNGITEEGAWNRQLWIGSVIAALVVGGVVFALMFWATIFHRKKATDTELPRQFGYNMPLELVLTVTPFLIISVLFYFTVVVQEKMLHLDPNPEVRIDVTSFQWNWKFGYQSIDFKDGTFKYDGADAAKKAAMVSKPEGKDKHGEELVGPVRGLNTEDRTYLNFDKVETIGTSTEIPVLVLPAGKRIEFELASADVIHGFWVPEFLFKRDVMPDPAANHSVNRFQVEKIERTGAFVGRCTEMCGTYHSMMNFEVRVVQPNDFKAYLQQRIAGKTNAQALQAIAQSPVAVTTHPFDTRRGEMAPQASK; encoded by the coding sequence ATGGGCCTGCTCGGCCTGTTGGCGGTCAGCCTCAGCGGCTGCAGTTGGTCCCACGCCCTGGCGTTGGGCTGGCCGAACGGCATCACCGAGGAAGGCGCCTGGAACCGGCAGCTGTGGATCGGTTCCGTGATCGCGGCGCTGGTGGTCGGCGGCGTCGTCTTCGCGTTGATGTTCTGGGCGACGATTTTCCACCGCAAGAAGGCCACCGACACCGAGCTGCCCCGCCAGTTCGGCTACAACATGCCGCTGGAGCTGGTGCTCACCGTCACACCGTTCCTGATCATTTCGGTGCTCTTCTACTTCACCGTGGTGGTGCAGGAGAAGATGCTGCACCTCGACCCCAATCCTGAAGTCCGGATCGACGTCACCTCCTTCCAGTGGAACTGGAAGTTCGGCTACCAGTCGATCGACTTCAAGGACGGCACGTTCAAGTACGACGGCGCCGACGCGGCGAAGAAGGCCGCGATGGTTTCCAAGCCCGAGGGCAAGGACAAACACGGCGAAGAGCTGGTCGGTCCTGTTCGCGGGCTGAACACCGAGGACCGCACCTACCTCAACTTCGACAAGGTCGAGACGATCGGAACCAGCACCGAGATTCCGGTCCTGGTGCTGCCCGCCGGCAAGCGGATCGAATTCGAATTGGCCTCGGCCGACGTGATCCACGGCTTCTGGGTGCCGGAGTTCCTGTTCAAGCGCGACGTGATGCCCGATCCGGCGGCCAACCACTCGGTCAACCGCTTCCAGGTCGAGAAGATCGAGCGGACCGGCGCGTTCGTCGGTCGCTGTACCGAAATGTGCGGCACCTATCACTCGATGATGAACTTCGAGGTCCGGGTGGTTCAGCCCAACGACTTCAAGGCCTACCTGCAGCAGCGGATCGCCGGGAAGACCAACGCCCAGGCGTTGCAGGCCATCGCGCAGTCTCCGGTCGCCGTCACCACCCACCCGTTCGACACCCGTCGCGGCGAGATGGCGCCGCAGGCGAGTAAGTAG
- a CDS encoding Rv0361 family membrane protein, translating into MPGPYSSDRRAGSDGPPFSDSHPSEPIPAPPAFAPPPAALYPGPPPLPYPKPRRRWLLVGLLVVLLVIAVATAGVLYASHRPPAAPSAAFSEATAKTAIQGYLDALENRDVETVARHSLCGIYDAVRDRRSDQAVAKLSSDAFRKQFSEAKVSSIDKIVYWSDYQAQVLFSMRVQPSTGSSARSEVQGIAQLLSQHGQILVCSYVLHSAGMY; encoded by the coding sequence ATGCCCGGCCCGTACTCTTCGGACCGCCGCGCGGGCTCCGATGGACCGCCGTTTTCCGACAGCCATCCGAGCGAGCCGATTCCCGCGCCGCCGGCCTTCGCGCCGCCGCCCGCCGCGCTCTACCCGGGCCCACCGCCACTGCCCTACCCGAAGCCCCGGCGGCGATGGCTGCTCGTCGGGTTGCTGGTGGTGCTGCTGGTGATCGCCGTGGCCACCGCGGGCGTTCTCTACGCCTCGCACCGACCGCCGGCGGCACCGTCGGCGGCGTTCTCCGAGGCGACGGCGAAGACGGCGATTCAGGGCTACCTGGACGCGTTGGAGAACCGAGACGTCGAGACGGTCGCCCGGCACTCCCTGTGCGGCATCTACGACGCGGTCCGCGACCGCAGATCCGATCAGGCCGTCGCCAAACTCAGCAGTGACGCGTTCCGCAAGCAGTTCTCCGAGGCCAAGGTGTCGTCGATCGACAAGATCGTCTACTGGTCGGACTATCAGGCCCAGGTGCTGTTCAGCATGCGGGTGCAGCCGTCGACCGGCAGTAGCGCCCGCAGCGAGGTGCAGGGCATAGCGCAGCTACTGAGCCAGCACGGCCAGATACTGGTGTGCTCCTACGTGCTGCACAGCGCGGGTATGTACTGA
- the qcrC gene encoding cytochrome bc1 complex diheme cytochrome c subunit, producing MKKLGMNRSLSDRARRRLRRRLSAGLLLVLALVVAGGLAAVLTPSPQVAVADESSSALLRTGKQLFDTSCVTCHGANLQGVPDRGPSLIGVGEAAIYFQVSSGRMPAMRGEAQAQRKQPIFDEAQVDALGAYVQANGGGPTVERNADGSLEMKSLRGDDLGRGGDLFRLNCASCHNFTGKGGALSSGKFAPPLEPANEQQILSAMRTGPQNMPKFSDRQLSFDAKKDIIAYVKNMTETLPQGGSGLGGFGPAPEGMVAWIVGMVVLIGAALWIGARS from the coding sequence TTGAAGAAACTGGGGATGAACCGGTCGCTGAGTGACCGGGCGCGGCGCCGCCTGCGTCGCCGGTTGTCGGCCGGACTGCTGCTGGTGCTGGCCCTGGTGGTCGCCGGTGGACTCGCGGCCGTCTTGACCCCCAGCCCGCAGGTGGCGGTCGCCGACGAGTCGTCCTCGGCGCTGTTGCGCACGGGCAAGCAGCTTTTCGACACCTCGTGCGTGACCTGCCACGGCGCCAACCTGCAGGGCGTGCCGGACCGCGGGCCCAGCCTGATCGGCGTCGGCGAGGCCGCGATCTACTTCCAGGTCTCCAGCGGTCGGATGCCCGCGATGCGCGGCGAGGCGCAAGCCCAGCGCAAGCAGCCGATCTTCGACGAGGCGCAGGTCGACGCGCTCGGCGCCTACGTGCAGGCCAACGGCGGCGGACCGACCGTCGAGCGCAACGCCGACGGCAGCCTCGAAATGAAGTCGCTGCGCGGCGACGACCTGGGCCGCGGCGGTGACCTCTTCCGGCTCAACTGCGCGTCATGCCACAACTTCACGGGTAAGGGCGGCGCGCTGTCCTCCGGCAAGTTCGCGCCCCCGCTGGAACCGGCCAACGAGCAGCAGATCCTGTCCGCGATGCGCACCGGGCCGCAGAACATGCCTAAATTCTCCGACCGGCAACTCTCGTTTGACGCCAAGAAGGACATCATCGCCTACGTGAAGAACATGACCGAGACCCTGCCGCAGGGCGGTAGCGGCCTGGGCGGCTTCGGACCCGCGCCCGAGGGCATGGTGGCGTGGATCGTCGGGATGGTCGTGCTCATCGGCGCGGCGCTGTGGATTGGGGCGCGATCATGA
- a CDS encoding cytochrome c oxidase subunit 4 — protein sequence MHIEARLFEFIAAFFIFCTVLYGVLTSVFATGGIEWAGTTALALTSGLALIIATFFRFVARRLDTRPEDYEGAEISDGAGELGFFSPHSWWPILIALSGSVAAVGIALWLPWLIGAGVVFILSSAAGLVFEYYVGPEKH from the coding sequence ATGCACATCGAAGCCCGGTTGTTCGAGTTCATCGCCGCGTTCTTCATCTTCTGCACGGTGCTCTACGGGGTACTGACCAGCGTGTTCGCCACCGGCGGCATCGAGTGGGCCGGAACCACCGCGTTGGCCCTGACCAGCGGACTGGCGCTGATCATCGCGACCTTCTTCCGCTTCGTCGCCCGGCGGCTCGACACCCGCCCCGAGGACTACGAGGGCGCCGAGATCAGCGACGGAGCAGGCGAACTGGGCTTCTTCAGCCCGCACAGCTGGTGGCCGATCCTGATCGCGCTGTCCGGTTCGGTGGCGGCAGTCGGCATCGCCCTGTGGCTGCCCTGGCTGATCGGCGCCGGCGTGGTCTTCATCCTGAGCTCAGCGGCCGGTCTGGTCTTCGAGTACTACGTGGGCCCCGAGAAGCACTAG
- the qcrB gene encoding cytochrome bc1 complex cytochrome b subunit → MSPQLRPPKVADVLAGQGNAVDSRYHLAAATRRQLNKVFPTHWSFLLGEIAMYSFIVLLLTGVYLTLFFDPSMQEVTYNGVYQPLRGVEMSKAFASALDISFEVRGGLFVRQVHHWAALLFAASIMVHLARVFFTGAFRRPREANWVIGSLLLILAMFEGYFGYSLPDDLLSGIGLRAALSSITLGMPVVGTWLHWALFGGDFPCGGAGNDCATAGYIVPRMYGLHILLLPGIILALIGLHLAFVWFQKHTQFPGPGRTENNVVGVRVMPVFAVKSGAFFAFTTGILGLMGGLLQINPIWNLGPYKPSQVSAGSQPDFYMMWPDGLARLWPAWEFYFFHHTIPATVAVGTLMLGIFALLIVYPFLEKRFSGDRAHHNLLQRPRDVPVRTSIGAMAIAFYMVLTLSSINDIIALKFDISLNATTWIGRIGMVALPPIVYFVTYRWCVALQRSDRAILEHGIETGIIKRLPHGAYIELHQPLGPVDDHGHPIPLEYQGAALPVKMNKLGSGGAPGSGSFLYADPPAEADALTEAAHASHQRSLTALRDRQGGSNGNGSTNGHGSTNGHH, encoded by the coding sequence ATGAGTCCACAACTGAGACCACCGAAAGTCGCCGACGTGTTGGCCGGTCAGGGCAATGCCGTCGACTCGCGATACCACTTGGCGGCCGCGACGCGGCGCCAGCTCAACAAGGTCTTCCCCACGCACTGGTCTTTCCTGCTCGGTGAGATCGCCATGTACAGCTTCATCGTGCTGCTGCTCACCGGCGTGTACCTGACGCTGTTCTTCGACCCCTCGATGCAGGAAGTCACCTACAACGGCGTCTATCAGCCGCTGCGTGGTGTGGAGATGTCGAAGGCGTTCGCGTCGGCCCTCGACATCAGCTTCGAGGTTCGGGGCGGCCTGTTCGTCCGTCAGGTCCACCACTGGGCCGCGCTGCTGTTCGCCGCGTCGATCATGGTGCACCTGGCCCGGGTCTTCTTCACCGGCGCGTTCCGCCGACCCCGTGAGGCGAACTGGGTGATCGGCTCGCTGCTGCTGATCCTGGCCATGTTCGAGGGCTACTTCGGCTACTCGCTGCCCGACGACCTGCTGTCCGGCATCGGCCTGCGCGCGGCGCTCTCGTCGATCACCTTGGGTATGCCGGTGGTCGGCACCTGGTTGCACTGGGCGCTGTTCGGCGGCGACTTCCCCTGCGGTGGCGCCGGCAACGATTGCGCAACGGCGGGCTACATCGTGCCCCGGATGTACGGCCTCCACATCCTGCTGCTGCCGGGCATCATCCTGGCGCTGATCGGCCTACACCTCGCGTTCGTGTGGTTCCAGAAGCACACCCAGTTCCCCGGTCCCGGCCGGACCGAGAACAACGTCGTCGGCGTGCGCGTCATGCCGGTGTTCGCGGTCAAGTCGGGTGCTTTCTTCGCCTTCACCACCGGCATCCTCGGCCTGATGGGCGGCCTGCTGCAGATCAACCCGATCTGGAACTTGGGTCCCTACAAGCCTTCTCAGGTGTCGGCCGGTTCGCAACCGGACTTCTACATGATGTGGCCCGACGGGTTGGCCAGGCTCTGGCCGGCGTGGGAGTTCTACTTCTTCCACCACACCATCCCCGCGACGGTTGCGGTCGGGACGCTCATGTTGGGGATCTTCGCGCTGCTGATTGTCTATCCGTTCCTGGAGAAACGGTTCAGCGGTGACCGCGCCCACCACAACCTGTTGCAGCGGCCGCGGGACGTCCCCGTGCGGACCTCGATCGGCGCCATGGCCATCGCGTTCTACATGGTGTTGACGCTGTCGTCGATCAACGACATCATCGCGCTGAAGTTCGACATCTCGCTGAACGCGACGACCTGGATCGGCCGCATCGGCATGGTCGCGCTACCGCCGATCGTCTACTTCGTCACCTATCGGTGGTGCGTCGCGTTGCAGCGCAGCGACCGGGCCATCCTCGAGCACGGCATCGAGACCGGCATCATCAAGCGACTGCCGCACGGTGCCTACATCGAGCTGCACCAGCCGCTGGGCCCGGTCGACGACCACGGCCACCCCATCCCGCTGGAGTACCAGGGCGCCGCGCTACCGGTGAAGATGAACAAGCTCGGCTCCGGCGGCGCTCCGGGATCGGGCAGCTTCCTCTACGCCGATCCGCCGGCAGAGGCCGACGCGCTGACCGAGGCCGCCCACGCGTCGCACCAGCGCTCGCTGACCGCTCTGCGCGACCGCCAGGGTGGCAGCAACGGCAATGGTTCGACGAACGGCCACGGCTCCACCAACGGTCACCACTAG
- the qcrA gene encoding cytochrome bc1 complex Rieske iron-sulfur subunit: MTDEQKSTRPTEAELNAMSREELVALGGRLDGVETVFKEPRWPVEGTKAEKRAERQVAVWLLLGGLLGLALLLVFLFWPWEYQPEGSAGNLAYSLATPLYGLTFGGSVLCIAIGAVLFQKKFIPEEISIQDRHFGEAGSDEIDRKTAAANLDDAFQGSTLRRRKLIGLSLGAGLGAFGLGTLVAFAGGLIKNPWKPVVQTADGKKAVLWTSGWTPRFHGETIFLARATGQGSGSPFIKMRPEDLDAGGMETVFPWRESDGDGTTVESHEKMTLILSAVRNPVMLIRIKSADLPKVVKRKGQESFNFGELFAYTKVCSHLGCPASLYEQQDYRILCPCHQSQFDALHYAKPIFGPAARALAQLPITIDADGYLVANGDFIEPVGPAFWERTTT; the protein is encoded by the coding sequence ATGACGGATGAGCAGAAGAGCACTCGGCCCACCGAGGCCGAACTGAACGCGATGTCGCGGGAAGAACTCGTCGCGCTCGGCGGGCGCCTCGACGGTGTCGAAACCGTCTTCAAGGAGCCGCGCTGGCCGGTCGAGGGCACCAAGGCCGAGAAGCGCGCCGAGCGTCAGGTGGCCGTCTGGCTGCTGCTCGGCGGTTTGCTGGGCCTGGCCCTGCTGCTGGTCTTCCTGTTCTGGCCGTGGGAATACCAGCCGGAAGGGTCCGCGGGAAACCTGGCCTACTCGCTGGCGACTCCGTTGTACGGCTTGACCTTCGGTGGGTCGGTGCTGTGCATCGCGATCGGTGCGGTGCTGTTCCAGAAAAAGTTCATCCCCGAAGAGATTTCGATCCAGGACCGTCACTTCGGCGAGGCCGGGTCGGACGAGATCGACCGCAAGACGGCCGCCGCGAACCTGGACGACGCGTTCCAGGGTTCGACGCTGCGTCGGCGCAAGCTGATCGGGCTGTCGCTCGGTGCGGGCCTCGGCGCCTTCGGGTTGGGCACCCTCGTCGCGTTTGCCGGCGGGTTGATCAAGAACCCGTGGAAACCGGTGGTGCAGACCGCCGACGGCAAGAAAGCCGTGTTGTGGACCTCGGGCTGGACGCCTCGTTTCCACGGCGAGACGATCTTCCTGGCCCGCGCCACCGGTCAGGGCTCGGGATCGCCGTTCATCAAGATGCGTCCCGAGGACCTGGACGCAGGCGGCATGGAGACGGTCTTTCCGTGGCGCGAATCCGACGGCGACGGCACCACGGTGGAGTCGCACGAGAAGATGACCCTGATCTTGTCCGCCGTCCGCAATCCGGTGATGCTGATCCGCATCAAGTCCGCCGACCTGCCGAAGGTGGTCAAGCGCAAGGGCCAGGAGAGCTTCAACTTCGGTGAGCTGTTCGCTTACACGAAGGTGTGCTCGCACCTGGGCTGTCCCGCGTCGCTGTACGAGCAGCAGGATTATCGAATCCTGTGCCCGTGCCACCAGTCGCAGTTCGACGCCCTGCACTACGCGAAGCCGATTTTCGGCCCGGCCGCGCGTGCTCTGGCCCAACTACCCATAACAATCGACGCCGATGGGTATTTAGTAGCCAACGGCGACTTCATCGAGCCCGTCGGTCCGGCATTTTGGGAGCGCACCACAACATGA